In Mus musculus strain C57BL/6J chromosome 1, GRCm38.p6 C57BL/6J, a single genomic region encodes these proteins:
- the Gm51415 gene encoding uncharacterized protein Gm51415: MSLCLQYTGRLQYTGRLQYTGRLQYTGRLQYTGRLQYTGRLQYTGRLQYTGRLQCTGRLQYTGRLQCTGRLQYTGRLQCTGRLQYTGRLQYTGRLQYTGRLQCTGRLQYTGRLQYTGRLQYTGRLQYTGRLQYTGRLQYTGRLQCTGRLQYTGRLQCTGRLQYTGRLQYTGRLQYTGRLQYTGRLQYTGRLQYTGRLQYTGRLQCTGRLQYTGRLQYTGRLQYTGRLQYTGRLQYTGRLQYTGRLQYTGRLQCTGRLQYTGRLQCTGRLQYTGRLQYTGRLQYTGRLQYTGRLQYTGRLQYTGRLQYTGRLQCTGRLQYTGRLQYTGRLQYTGRLQYTGRLQYTGRLQYTGRLQYTGRLQCTGRLQYTGRLQCTGRLQYTGRLQYTGRLQCTGRLQYTGRLQCTGRLQYTGRLQHTDTDYTVETLIRTADVLLLMQRIG, encoded by the coding sequence ATGAGCCTCTGCTTACAGTATACAGGcagattacagtatacaggtagattacagtatacaggcagattgcagtatacaggcagattacagtatacaggtaGATTACAGTATACAGGCAGATTACAGTATACAGGCAGATTGCAGTATACAGGCAGATTACAGTGTACAGGCAGATTGCAGTATACAGGCAGATTACAGTGTACAGGCAGATTGCAGTATACAGGCAGATTACAGTGTACAGGTAGATTACAGTATACAGGCAGATTACAGTATACAGGCAGATTGCAGTATACAGGCAGATTACAGTGTACAGGCAGATTGCAGTATACAGGcagattacagtatacaggtagattacagtatacaggcagattacagtatacaggtaGATTACAGTATACAGGCAGATTGCAGTATACAGGCAGATTACAGTGTACAGGCAGATTGCAGTATACAGGCAGATTACAGTGTACAGGCAGATTGCAGTATACAGGCAGATTGCAGTATACAGGcagattacagtatacaggtagattacagtatacaggcagattacagtatacaggtaGATTACAGTATACAGGCAGATTGCAGTATACAGGCAGATTACAGTGTACAGGCAGATTGCAGTATACAGGCAGATTGCAGTATACAGGcagattacagtatacaggtagattacagtatacaggcagattacagtatacaggtaGATTACAGTATACAGGCAGATTGCAGTATACAGGCAGATTACAGTGTACAGGCAGATTGCAGTATACAGGCAGATTACAGTGTACAGGCAGATTGCAGTATACAGGCAGATTGCAGTATACAGGcagattacagtatacaggtagattacagtatacaggcagattacagtatacaggtaGATTACAGTATACAGGCAGATTGCAGTATACAGGCAGATTACAGTGTACAGGCAGATTGCAGTATACAGGCAGATTGCAGTATACAGGcagattacagtatacaggtagattacagtatacaggcagattacagtatacaggtaGATTACAGTATACAGGCAGATTGCAGTATACAGGCAGATTACAGTGTACAGGCAGATTGCAGTATACAGGCAGATTACAGTGTACAGGCAGATTGCAATATACAGGCAGATTGCAGTATACAGGCAGATTACAGTGTACAGGCAGATTGCAGTATACAGGCAGATTACAGTGTACAGGCAGATTGCAGTATACAGGCAGATTACAGCATACAGATACAGATTACACTGTTGAAACACTTATCAGGACAGCTGATGTCCTGCTGCTGATGCAGAGGATTGGATGA